A part of Bosea sp. (in: a-proteobacteria) genomic DNA contains:
- a CDS encoding DUF2293 domain-containing protein — translation MATKRQQNMARTLRALAPLIPLDEAQAVMARCGQGSLRDVAASAAIWLALTSHVRHRHTDYDRLLAEGYDRDAARFFVADEMERQLTEWGCARPLSEEDD, via the coding sequence ATGGCGACGAAACGACAGCAGAACATGGCGCGGACGCTGCGGGCGCTGGCTCCGCTGATCCCGCTCGACGAGGCGCAGGCCGTGATGGCGCGCTGCGGCCAGGGCTCCTTGCGCGATGTGGCCGCCAGCGCGGCGATCTGGCTGGCGCTGACAAGCCATGTGCGCCACCGGCACACCGATTACGACCGGCTGCTGGCGGAAGGTTACGACCGCGATGCAGCCCGCTTCTTCGTCGCCGATGAGATGGAGCGGCAGCTCACCGAATGGGGCTGCGCGCGGCCCCTGAGCGAGGAAGATGACTGA
- a CDS encoding outer membrane beta-barrel protein, whose protein sequence is MASALALLACGCALAPLSQTHGQERSRAGAEAAVPLRGTAVDGPFSLDVDPRFLAPENPFQPARPTARTGEPMLLPGTEAQAGPSRNGGATSRRPASRASRPVQAPVTGRAARAVRPEQPATMRMGTAPPTVTGGLRVRPVTSTRIVAQPADGLATAAVRPARPAQADPWEPLGLRLGTFIVTPSITQSLGYDTNPSRSSTAPKGSAVSRTDGELRVRSDWSTHSFTSSLRAGYSYYTSQRDASRPDAVGISNLRLNVTRDTDIDIDTRLSLETQRPGSTNFNAATTDRPNVYGYGGSAGVTQRFNRLSVNLRGSVDRTTYDDARDTLGGLIRQSDRNVTQLGGRLRLGYEVTPGVQPFVEVGADQRVFDERTDQNGFRRGSTGATARVGSSFELTRQLTGEASVGYQQRDFEDPRLKELRGVVGDAALVWSMTPLTTVTLRAATELADTNLPNVSGAVNRRLGIEVSHELRRNWSVTGLASAARSRFDGTGLTEDSWSLGLRTEYRFTRTTAVRASFTHERLRSTAPGSDYTANIILVGLRMQL, encoded by the coding sequence GTGGCAAGCGCGCTTGCATTGCTGGCCTGCGGCTGCGCCCTTGCGCCCTTGTCGCAAACCCATGGCCAGGAGCGCTCGCGCGCTGGGGCCGAGGCGGCGGTGCCCTTGCGCGGCACCGCTGTCGATGGCCCCTTCAGCCTTGACGTCGATCCCCGTTTCCTTGCACCGGAAAATCCCTTCCAGCCTGCCCGGCCCACGGCCAGGACGGGTGAGCCTATGCTGCTGCCGGGCACGGAGGCGCAGGCCGGGCCCAGCCGCAATGGCGGTGCGACCTCGCGGCGGCCAGCGTCCCGCGCCAGCCGCCCGGTGCAGGCTCCCGTAACGGGCCGCGCGGCGCGCGCCGTCAGGCCCGAGCAACCCGCCACCATGCGCATGGGCACAGCGCCGCCCACCGTCACCGGCGGCCTGCGTGTGCGGCCCGTCACCTCCACCCGCATCGTGGCCCAGCCGGCGGATGGCCTCGCCACCGCTGCGGTGCGCCCCGCAAGGCCGGCGCAGGCCGACCCCTGGGAGCCGCTTGGCCTGCGTCTGGGAACCTTCATCGTAACGCCTTCGATCACGCAGTCGCTGGGCTATGACACCAACCCGAGCCGCTCCTCCACCGCGCCGAAGGGCTCGGCGGTGAGTCGCACCGATGGCGAGCTTCGCGTCCGCTCGGACTGGTCGACCCACAGCTTCACCAGCAGCCTGCGCGCGGGATATTCCTATTACACCAGCCAGCGCGACGCGAGCCGGCCCGATGCCGTAGGCATCAGCAACCTCCGGCTCAACGTCACCCGCGACACCGACATCGACATCGACACGCGGCTGAGCCTCGAGACGCAGCGTCCCGGCTCCACCAACTTCAACGCCGCCACCACCGATCGCCCCAATGTCTATGGCTATGGCGGCTCGGCCGGCGTGACGCAGCGTTTCAACCGCCTCTCTGTCAACCTGCGCGGCTCGGTGGACCGCACCACCTATGACGATGCGCGCGACACGCTTGGTGGGCTGATCCGGCAGAGCGACCGCAACGTCACCCAACTGGGCGGCCGGCTGCGGCTGGGCTACGAGGTCACGCCCGGCGTGCAGCCCTTTGTCGAGGTCGGGGCGGACCAGCGCGTCTTCGACGAAAGGACCGACCAGAACGGCTTCCGCCGCGGCTCCACCGGTGCGACCGCGCGCGTGGGATCGAGCTTCGAATTGACGCGCCAGCTCACCGGCGAAGCCTCGGTCGGCTACCAGCAGCGCGATTTCGAGGACCCGAGGCTGAAAGAGCTGCGCGGCGTCGTCGGGGATGCGGCGCTGGTCTGGAGCATGACCCCGCTCACCACCGTGACGCTGCGCGCCGCGACCGAACTGGCCGACACCAACTTGCCGAATGTCTCGGGCGCGGTCAATCGCCGCCTCGGAATCGAGGTCTCGCATGAACTGCGGCGCAACTGGAGCGTGACCGGCCTCGCCAGCGCCGCCCGCTCCCGCTTCGACGGCACGGGACTCACGGAGGACAGCTGGAGCCTGGGCCTGCGCACGGAATACCGCTTCACCCGCACCACGGCGGTGCGGGCCAGCTTCACCCATGAGCGGCTGCGGTCCACGGCGCCGGGCTCGGACTACACCGCCAACATCATCCTCGTCGGGCTCAGGATGCAGCTCTGA
- a CDS encoding ferrochelatase yields MNVNVPPGTQASPVRLPSDHRPVKAGRLGVLLMNLGTPEATDYWSMRRYLREFLSDRRVIETSRWIWWPILNLIILTIRPGKKGKDYDSIWNKERNEGPLKTITRSQAEQLQARMSALAGEKVVVDWGMRYGLPDVKGRLQSLLEQGCDRILLVPLYPQYAAPTSATACDQAFKALMEMRWQPAIRVAPPYHDDPVYITALADSIRNSLAKLDFEPEVVLCSFHGSLKDYLLKGDPYYCHCHKTWRLLLEELGWPKDRLVMTFQSRFGPDEWLKPYTDETVEALARRGVKSMAILAPGFSADCLETLEELDVENREIFMEHGGEKFAYIPCLNDSPEGMRVIQAVTERELKGWL; encoded by the coding sequence ATGAACGTCAACGTTCCGCCAGGAACTCAAGCGAGCCCCGTGCGACTGCCGAGCGACCATCGCCCGGTCAAGGCCGGTCGGCTCGGCGTGCTCCTGATGAACCTGGGCACGCCGGAGGCCACCGATTACTGGTCCATGCGGCGCTACCTCAGGGAGTTCCTCTCCGACCGTCGCGTCATCGAGACGTCGCGCTGGATCTGGTGGCCGATCCTCAACCTCATCATCCTGACCATCCGGCCCGGCAAGAAGGGCAAGGATTATGATTCGATCTGGAACAAGGAGCGCAATGAAGGCCCGCTCAAGACCATCACCCGTTCGCAGGCCGAGCAGCTTCAGGCGCGCATGAGCGCGCTGGCTGGCGAGAAGGTCGTGGTCGACTGGGGCATGCGCTACGGCCTGCCCGATGTGAAGGGCCGGCTCCAGTCGTTGCTCGAACAGGGCTGCGACCGCATCCTGCTCGTGCCGCTCTATCCGCAATATGCGGCGCCGACCTCCGCCACGGCCTGCGACCAGGCCTTCAAGGCGTTGATGGAGATGCGCTGGCAGCCGGCCATCCGCGTCGCGCCGCCCTATCATGACGATCCGGTCTACATCACCGCGCTGGCCGACTCGATCCGCAACAGCCTCGCCAAGCTCGATTTCGAGCCCGAGGTCGTGCTGTGCTCCTTCCATGGCTCGCTGAAGGACTATCTGCTCAAGGGCGATCCCTATTATTGCCATTGCCACAAGACCTGGCGCCTGCTGCTTGAGGAACTGGGATGGCCCAAGGACCGTCTGGTCATGACGTTCCAGTCGCGCTTCGGACCGGATGAATGGCTGAAGCCCTACACCGACGAGACTGTGGAGGCGCTGGCCAGGCGCGGCGTCAAGTCCATGGCCATCCTCGCCCCCGGCTTCTCCGCCGACTGCCTCGAGACGCTCGAGGAGCTTGATGTGGAGAACCGCGAGATCTTCATGGAGCATGGCGGCGAGAAGTTCGCCTACATCCCGTGCCTCAACGACTCGCCCGAAGGCATGCGCGTGATCCAGGCCGTCACCGAGCGCGAGCTCAAGGGCTGGCTCTGA
- a CDS encoding MOSC domain-containing protein, whose product MRIAALHRYPLKGFSPERLTRVVLEAGGHFPADRLFAIENGPSGFDPAAPAHQPKIKYLMLMKNEAIARLDTRYDDETSVLSMVHEGRCVARGDLATEEGRGRIEAFLEAYLPAEERRGPLRVLGGVQVGAYRFTDSARGHVSLLNLASVADLERHIGAPLDPLRFRANIHLEGLPAWAEFGLPGQSFETASGLRLTITKRIDRCAATAVDPVTGLRDLPVVRTLMQAYGHIDCGIYAEITRSGTLAEGHRLLPEEPAATPSLGL is encoded by the coding sequence ATGCGCATCGCCGCGCTTCACCGATATCCGCTCAAGGGCTTTTCGCCCGAGCGCCTGACGCGGGTGGTTCTGGAGGCAGGAGGGCATTTCCCGGCCGACAGGCTGTTCGCCATCGAGAACGGGCCATCGGGGTTCGATCCGGCCGCGCCGGCGCATCAGCCCAAGATCAAGTATCTCATGCTGATGAAGAACGAGGCGATCGCGCGCCTTGACACGCGCTATGATGACGAGACAAGCGTGCTGAGCATGGTCCATGAGGGCCGTTGCGTGGCGCGGGGGGATCTCGCCACCGAGGAAGGGCGCGGCCGCATCGAGGCTTTCCTCGAGGCCTACCTGCCTGCGGAGGAGCGGCGGGGGCCGCTCAGGGTGCTGGGCGGGGTGCAGGTCGGCGCTTACCGCTTCACCGATTCAGCCCGTGGCCATGTTTCTCTGCTCAACCTTGCGAGCGTCGCGGATCTCGAAAGACACATCGGCGCGCCGCTCGATCCGCTGCGGTTCCGCGCCAACATCCATCTGGAAGGCCTGCCGGCCTGGGCCGAGTTCGGCCTGCCTGGGCAGAGCTTCGAGACGGCTTCGGGCCTCAGGCTCACCATCACCAAACGGATCGACCGCTGCGCCGCCACAGCGGTCGATCCCGTCACGGGCCTTCGCGACCTGCCGGTGGTCCGCACGCTGATGCAGGCCTATGGCCACATCGATTGCGGCATCTATGCCGAAATCACGCGCAGCGGAACGCTGGCGGAAGGTCACAGGCTTCTGCCGGAAGAGCCGGCCGCCACCCCATCGCTCGGACTCTAG
- a CDS encoding uracil-DNA glycosylase: MGAFLGDPGSAGWRDLPFFTQPDAAGATAAERITALLDVRASAGALVLPPPPDLFAALRLTPLRTVRAVILGQDPYPTPGHAHGLAFSYRGSGGLPASLRRIFRELSDDLGLPVPARGDLTGWAMQGVLLLNTALSVEAGKAGAHLAMGWQELADQAVCAVSAQRQAVAFILWGDKARSRGALIDPRHTRIESAHPSPLAARGDFLGSRPFSRANACLAAQGLDAIDWRLG; the protein is encoded by the coding sequence CTGGGCGCATTTCTGGGCGATCCTGGCAGCGCTGGCTGGCGGGACCTGCCCTTCTTCACGCAGCCCGACGCGGCCGGAGCCACGGCTGCCGAGCGCATCACTGCCTTGCTCGATGTCAGGGCGTCGGCGGGGGCCCTGGTGCTGCCGCCGCCGCCTGACCTGTTCGCTGCGCTCAGGCTGACGCCGCTGCGAACGGTCAGGGCGGTGATCCTTGGCCAGGACCCTTATCCGACCCCCGGTCATGCCCATGGCCTCGCCTTTTCCTATCGCGGCAGCGGCGGCCTGCCGGCCTCGTTGCGGCGCATCTTCCGCGAGCTGTCGGACGATCTGGGGCTTCCCGTGCCGGCGCGGGGCGATCTCACCGGCTGGGCCATGCAGGGTGTGCTGCTGCTCAACACGGCGCTCAGCGTGGAGGCGGGCAAGGCCGGCGCGCACCTGGCGATGGGCTGGCAGGAGCTGGCCGACCAGGCGGTCTGCGCCGTCAGCGCGCAGCGGCAGGCTGTGGCCTTCATCCTGTGGGGCGACAAGGCGCGTTCGCGCGGCGCGCTGATAGACCCGCGCCATACGCGCATCGAAAGCGCGCACCCCTCGCCGCTGGCGGCAAGGGGTGACTTTCTGGGCTCACGGCCGTTCAGCCGGGCCAACGCCTGTCTCGCGGCCCAAGGCCTCGACGCCATCGACTGGCGGCTCGGCTAG
- the clpB gene encoding ATP-dependent chaperone ClpB, which produces MNQDKYTDRAKGFLQAGQTIALRENHQQFTPEHLLKALTDDPEGMAAGLIDRAGGSSRTVKQLNDVAVGKMPRVTGGGGGIYLTPALARVFATAEKAAEKSGDSFVTVERLLLALAVEKDTEAGQALAKGGVTPASLNTAIEAIRKGRTADSASAEQAYDALKKYSRDLTAAARDGKLDPVIGRDEEIRRTIQVLSRRTKNNPVLIGEPGVGKTAIAEGLALRIINGDVPESLRDKQLMALDMGALIAGAKYRGEFEERLKAVLQEVTGAAGGVILFIDEMHTLVGAGKADGAMDASNLLKPALARGELHCIGATTLDEYRKYVEKDAALARRFQPVFVDEPSVEDTVSILRGLKEKYEQHHRVRVTDSALVAAATLSNRYITDRFLPDKAIDLVDEAAARLRMQVDSKPEELDSIDREIVRLRIEQEALKKETDAGSRDRLGRLEKELADLEERSGSITARWKAEKDKLGNAAALKTKLDAARNDLAQAQRKGEYQKAGELAYGIIPKLEKELAELEDASGSGAGLMEEAVTADHVAQVVSRWTGVPVDRMLQGEKDKLLKMEQTISARVIGQQEAVAAVSTAVRRARAGLQDPNRPIGSFMFLGPTGVGKTELTKALAAFMFDDETAMVRLDMSEYMEKHSVARLIGAPPGYVGYEEGGALTEAVRRRPYQVVLFDEIEKAHPDVFNVLLQVLDDGRLTDGQGRTVDFRNVLVIMTSNLGSEYLVNQPEGEDSDAVRSDVMAVVRSQFRPEFLNRVDEIILFHRLQRSQMGAIVDIQMGRLAKLLADRKITIELSAEAREWLAEKGYDPAYGARPLKRVIQKHVQDALAQGILAGEIMDGETVPVTVGVGALLVGDRVASAMGRPADAVLN; this is translated from the coding sequence ATGAATCAGGACAAGTACACCGATCGCGCCAAGGGCTTCCTGCAGGCGGGGCAGACCATCGCGCTGCGCGAGAACCATCAGCAATTCACGCCCGAGCATTTGCTCAAGGCCCTGACCGACGACCCCGAAGGCATGGCGGCAGGCCTCATCGACCGCGCCGGCGGCTCATCGCGCACCGTCAAGCAGCTCAACGACGTGGCCGTCGGCAAGATGCCGCGCGTGACCGGCGGCGGCGGCGGCATCTATCTGACCCCGGCCCTCGCCCGCGTCTTTGCCACAGCCGAAAAGGCGGCAGAGAAGTCAGGCGACAGCTTCGTGACGGTGGAGCGGCTCCTGCTCGCTTTGGCGGTCGAGAAGGACACCGAGGCCGGCCAGGCCCTCGCAAAGGGCGGCGTCACGCCCGCCTCGCTCAACACGGCGATCGAGGCCATCCGCAAGGGCCGCACGGCCGACTCGGCCTCCGCCGAGCAGGCCTATGACGCGCTCAAGAAATATTCTCGCGATCTCACCGCCGCCGCGCGCGACGGCAAGCTCGATCCGGTGATCGGCCGCGATGAGGAAATCCGCCGCACCATCCAGGTGCTGAGCAGGCGCACCAAGAACAATCCTGTGCTGATCGGCGAGCCAGGCGTCGGCAAGACCGCCATCGCCGAAGGCCTCGCCCTGCGCATCATCAATGGCGACGTGCCCGAAAGCCTGCGCGACAAGCAGCTGATGGCGCTCGACATGGGTGCGCTCATCGCCGGCGCGAAATATCGCGGCGAGTTCGAGGAGCGCCTCAAGGCGGTGTTGCAGGAAGTCACTGGCGCGGCCGGCGGCGTCATCCTGTTCATCGACGAGATGCACACGCTGGTCGGCGCCGGCAAGGCCGACGGCGCGATGGACGCCTCCAACCTGCTGAAGCCTGCCCTCGCCCGTGGCGAGCTGCACTGCATCGGCGCGACCACGCTCGACGAGTACCGCAAGTATGTCGAGAAGGACGCAGCCCTCGCACGGCGTTTCCAGCCCGTCTTCGTCGATGAGCCGAGCGTCGAGGACACGGTGTCGATCCTGCGCGGGCTGAAGGAGAAGTATGAGCAGCACCACCGCGTGCGCGTCACCGACTCCGCGCTCGTGGCGGCCGCCACCCTCTCGAACCGTTACATCACGGACCGCTTCCTGCCCGACAAGGCCATCGATCTGGTCGACGAGGCGGCGGCGCGGCTGCGCATGCAGGTCGATTCCAAGCCAGAGGAGCTCGATTCAATCGACCGCGAGATCGTGCGCCTGCGCATCGAGCAGGAAGCGCTGAAGAAGGAGACCGATGCCGGCTCCAGGGACCGCCTGGGCCGGCTCGAAAAGGAGCTGGCCGATCTCGAGGAGCGTTCCGGCAGCATCACCGCGCGCTGGAAGGCGGAGAAGGACAAGCTCGGCAACGCCGCGGCCCTCAAGACGAAGCTGGATGCGGCGCGCAACGACCTGGCCCAGGCCCAGCGCAAGGGCGAATACCAGAAGGCAGGCGAGCTCGCCTATGGCATCATCCCCAAGCTGGAGAAGGAGCTGGCCGAACTGGAGGACGCCAGCGGCAGCGGCGCAGGCCTCATGGAGGAAGCCGTCACGGCCGACCATGTGGCGCAGGTTGTGAGCCGCTGGACCGGCGTGCCCGTGGACCGGATGCTGCAGGGCGAGAAGGACAAGCTGCTGAAGATGGAGCAGACCATCTCGGCGCGCGTCATCGGCCAGCAGGAGGCGGTGGCGGCGGTCTCGACCGCGGTCCGGCGCGCCCGCGCCGGCCTTCAGGACCCCAACCGGCCGATCGGCTCGTTCATGTTCCTGGGGCCCACCGGCGTTGGCAAGACCGAGCTGACCAAGGCGCTGGCGGCCTTCATGTTCGATGATGAGACGGCGATGGTGCGCCTCGACATGTCCGAATACATGGAGAAGCATTCCGTCGCCCGCCTGATCGGCGCGCCTCCGGGCTATGTCGGCTATGAGGAAGGCGGGGCGCTGACGGAAGCCGTGCGCCGCCGCCCGTATCAGGTGGTGCTCTTCGACGAGATCGAGAAGGCGCACCCCGATGTGTTCAACGTGCTGCTTCAGGTCCTCGATGACGGACGCCTGACAGACGGACAGGGCCGCACGGTCGACTTCCGCAACGTGCTTGTCATCATGACCTCGAACCTGGGCTCGGAATACCTCGTGAACCAGCCCGAGGGCGAGGACAGCGATGCGGTGCGGTCCGACGTCATGGCGGTGGTGCGCTCGCAGTTCCGGCCTGAATTCCTGAATCGCGTGGACGAGATCATTCTCTTCCATAGGCTCCAGCGTTCGCAGATGGGCGCGATCGTTGACATCCAGATGGGCCGCCTCGCCAAATTGCTGGCCGACCGCAAGATCACGATCGAGCTGTCGGCAGAAGCGCGCGAGTGGCTCGCCGAAAAGGGCTATGATCCCGCCTATGGCGCGCGGCCTCTCAAGCGCGTCATCCAGAAGCATGTGCAGGATGCCCTCGCCCAGGGGATCCTTGCCGGCGAGATCATGGATGGCGAGACGGTTCCAGTCACGGTCGGGGTCGGGGCGCTCTTGGTCGGGGACCGCGTGGCCTCCGCTATGGGGCGCCCGGCGGACGCTGTGCTGAACTGA
- the prmC gene encoding peptide chain release factor N(5)-glutamine methyltransferase, whose product MTGDETGASTRAAALRSARDRLASAGIAPAEAEADARTLLRHAAGLVPIDLAARGDVPLTAAEAARFEALIARRVTREPVGRILGSRSFWGLNFTLSPDTLEPRDDSETVILKALALLGPRRAKPLSILDLGTGTGCLLVALLHECPHAQGLGVDISEGALATARANAGANGVEGRCRWRQGNWATGLDGSFDLIISNPPYIRTADMAALEPEVRAHDPSAALHGGVDGLEAYRVIIAALPRLLAHEGMAVLEIGAGQGDAIRALAAAQGLMGHSARHDLGGHERAIGLWRGV is encoded by the coding sequence ATGACAGGCGATGAGACGGGGGCTTCCACACGCGCTGCGGCGCTGCGCTCGGCACGCGACCGGCTCGCCAGCGCGGGCATCGCACCGGCCGAGGCCGAAGCCGATGCGCGCACGCTGTTGCGCCACGCAGCAGGCCTCGTCCCGATCGATCTCGCCGCGCGGGGCGACGTGCCGCTCACGGCCGCCGAGGCCGCGCGCTTCGAGGCATTGATCGCGCGCCGGGTCACGCGCGAGCCAGTGGGGCGCATCCTCGGGAGCCGCAGCTTCTGGGGCCTGAACTTCACCTTGTCGCCCGATACGCTCGAGCCGCGCGACGACAGCGAGACGGTCATCCTCAAGGCCCTGGCCCTTCTCGGACCGCGCCGCGCGAAGCCCTTGTCCATCCTCGATCTGGGCACCGGCACGGGCTGCCTTCTGGTGGCGCTGCTGCACGAATGTCCCCATGCGCAGGGCCTTGGCGTCGACATCAGCGAAGGCGCGCTCGCCACCGCCCGCGCCAATGCCGGGGCGAACGGCGTGGAGGGGCGCTGCCGCTGGCGGCAGGGCAACTGGGCGACCGGCCTGGATGGGTCCTTCGACCTGATCATCTCCAATCCGCCCTACATCCGCACGGCGGACATGGCCGCGCTCGAGCCCGAGGTTCGCGCCCATGACCCTTCGGCCGCGCTGCATGGCGGCGTGGACGGGCTGGAGGCCTACCGCGTCATCATCGCCGCGCTGCCGCGCCTGCTCGCGCACGAGGGCATGGCCGTGCTGGAGATCGGCGCCGGACAGGGCGACGCGATTCGCGCGCTGGCGGCGGCGCAGGGGCTCATGGGCCATTCCGCACGGCATGATCTGGGCGGCCATGAGCGCGCGATCGGCCTTTGGCGCGGGGTCTGA
- a CDS encoding DUF4167 domain-containing protein translates to MRGRNRNNSGGNNSSKTPNPLTRSYESNGPDVKVRGNAQTIAEKYMQLARDAHSSGDPVAAESYYQHAEHYVRIVMAAHEQMRLQFGDSYRPAKPFGQDQDDEDGDEDDDGEATSDPAASPQPAIRGGADGEDGEDGERRPDQDRTQGRRFDRQDRPDRDRNDRDRNDRPDRDRSERRFDRPQGDAPRGDRPGPERDGERRPYRERPERFARSEGGDQPERAPRRFERDRPAYDRPRDDRPRDDRPRDDRPREERAPREERSLEPRPAREERAPREERAPREERAPREERAPREERAPREERAPREERAPREERAPREERAPRREREDRPPRQDAEPASDVAALPAFLTAPTRTVVAEAPAAKAPRAAAAAPASADGEAPAPKKRGRPPKKREEPTGSAAE, encoded by the coding sequence ATGCGCGGCCGCAACCGCAACAATAGCGGCGGCAACAACAGCAGCAAGACTCCCAATCCCTTGACCCGGTCATACGAGTCGAACGGTCCGGATGTGAAGGTCCGGGGCAACGCCCAGACCATCGCCGAGAAGTATATGCAGCTGGCCCGCGACGCCCATTCCAGCGGCGACCCTGTCGCGGCCGAGAGCTATTATCAGCATGCCGAGCACTATGTCCGCATCGTGATGGCCGCCCATGAGCAGATGCGGCTTCAGTTCGGCGACAGCTATCGGCCCGCCAAGCCCTTCGGCCAGGATCAGGACGATGAGGACGGCGACGAGGACGATGATGGCGAGGCCACGTCCGACCCAGCCGCTTCGCCCCAGCCCGCCATACGCGGCGGAGCCGACGGCGAGGATGGCGAGGATGGCGAGCGCCGCCCCGACCAGGACCGCACCCAGGGCCGCCGCTTCGACCGGCAGGATCGTCCCGACCGAGACCGCAATGATCGCGACCGGAATGATCGGCCCGATCGCGACCGCTCCGAACGGCGCTTCGATCGGCCGCAAGGCGATGCCCCCCGCGGCGATCGTCCTGGCCCCGAGCGCGATGGCGAGCGTCGCCCTTACCGCGAGCGACCCGAGCGCTTCGCGCGCAGCGAAGGCGGCGACCAGCCTGAAAGGGCTCCGCGCCGCTTCGAGCGCGACCGGCCGGCCTATGATCGGCCCCGTGATGATCGGCCCCGTGATGACCGGCCGAGGGATGACCGCCCCCGTGAGGAACGCGCCCCCCGTGAGGAACGCTCCTTGGAGCCCAGGCCTGCCCGTGAGGAACGTGCGCCCCGTGAGGAACGTGCGCCCCGTGAGGAACGTGCGCCCCGTGAGGAACGCGCTCCCCGTGAGGAACGCGCTCCCCGTGAGGAACGCGCTCCCCGTGAGGAACGCGCTCCCCGTGAGGAACGCGCTCCCCGTGAGGAACGCGCTCCCCGGCGCGAGCGTGAGGATCGGCCCCCGCGTCAGGATGCCGAGCCCGCAAGCGATGTCGCGGCGCTGCCCGCCTTCCTGACCGCGCCGACGCGCACCGTTGTCGCCGAAGCGCCGGCAGCCAAGGCGCCCCGCGCCGCTGCCGCGGCCCCGGCCAGCGCTGACGGAGAGGCTCCCGCGCCGAAGAAGCGCGGCCGTCCGCCCAAGAAGCGCGAGGAACCGACCGGCTCCGCTGCGGAGTGA
- a CDS encoding bifunctional metallophosphatase/5'-nucleotidase has product MTELTRRKALSLIAGTGAAAAAATGANAQAPQPRLTLLLVNDIYKLGEERGRGGYARLAAIVKQERARGVPMLFAHAGDCYSPSLMSGFDQGAHIVEMQNKLGIDVFVPGNHEFDFGKDVYAKRISEQSYATFAANLRDAGGNALPGHKDSQIFELGGVKVGVVGLLLENTPQVSSSGDLAFLPAMDALRAQARALRAGGADLIVAVSHTDRRVDNEIMRSRLVDVLLTGHDHDLAIAYDGRTVMVESNEEGNYVTAIDLTVTITGEGAARQVSWTPTFRVNDSRAVTPDPEMLQIVRRYEADLSRELDVDVATLAVELDTRTVSVRSGETAFGNLIADALRDASGAEIAIINGGGIRANKQYPVGHKLTRRDILTELPFGNRNVVTEVTGKSVRAAIENGLSQVEQRAGRFPQVSGLAIVYNPRAPAGSRIVSIMAGGQPLDEARTYRVATNDFMLRGGDGYSALTPPGGKDLDVQGKLMANDVMTFARKLATINTRVEGRIVVQN; this is encoded by the coding sequence ATGACAGAGTTGACGCGTCGCAAGGCCTTGAGCCTCATCGCCGGCACAGGCGCGGCCGCAGCCGCCGCAACCGGCGCCAATGCGCAGGCGCCGCAACCCAGGCTCACCCTGCTGCTCGTCAACGACATCTACAAGCTCGGCGAGGAGCGCGGGCGCGGCGGCTATGCAAGGCTCGCCGCCATCGTCAAGCAGGAGCGGGCGCGCGGCGTGCCGATGCTCTTCGCACATGCGGGCGATTGTTACTCGCCCTCGCTGATGAGCGGCTTCGACCAGGGCGCGCATATCGTGGAGATGCAGAACAAGCTCGGCATCGATGTGTTCGTGCCGGGCAATCACGAGTTCGACTTCGGCAAGGATGTCTATGCCAAGCGCATCTCGGAGCAGAGCTACGCCACCTTCGCCGCAAACCTGCGTGATGCCGGCGGCAATGCCCTGCCCGGGCACAAGGACAGCCAGATATTCGAGCTTGGCGGGGTGAAGGTGGGCGTCGTCGGCCTCTTGCTCGAGAACACGCCGCAGGTGTCAAGTTCGGGGGATCTCGCCTTCCTGCCGGCCATGGATGCGCTGCGCGCCCAGGCGAGGGCCCTGCGCGCGGGCGGTGCCGACCTCATCGTGGCCGTGTCGCACACCGATCGGCGGGTTGACAACGAGATCATGCGCTCGCGGCTGGTGGACGTGCTGCTCACCGGTCATGACCACGATCTCGCCATCGCCTATGACGGGCGCACGGTAATGGTGGAATCGAACGAGGAGGGCAATTACGTCACCGCCATCGACCTGACCGTGACGATCACTGGAGAGGGCGCAGCCCGGCAGGTGAGCTGGACCCCGACCTTCCGCGTCAATGACAGCCGCGCCGTCACGCCTGACCCGGAGATGCTTCAGATCGTGCGCCGCTACGAGGCGGACCTGTCGCGCGAACTCGACGTGGACGTGGCGACGCTTGCGGTGGAACTCGACACGCGCACTGTCTCGGTGCGCTCGGGCGAAACCGCCTTCGGCAATCTCATTGCGGACGCGCTGCGCGATGCCTCGGGAGCGGAGATCGCCATCATCAATGGCGGGGGCATTCGGGCCAACAAGCAATACCCGGTCGGCCACAAGCTGACGCGCCGCGACATCCTCACCGAACTGCCCTTCGGCAATCGCAATGTCGTCACCGAGGTGACAGGCAAGTCGGTCCGCGCGGCGATCGAGAACGGGCTGAGCCAGGTGGAGCAGCGTGCGGGGCGCTTTCCCCAGGTGTCCGGCCTCGCCATCGTCTACAATCCCAGGGCCCCGGCCGGCTCGCGCATTGTCTCGATCATGGCAGGCGGGCAGCCGCTGGACGAGGCGAGGACATACCGCGTCGCCACCAACGACTTCATGCTGCGCGGTGGCGATGGCTACAGCGCGCTGACCCCTCCCGGCGGCAAGGACCTCGACGTGCAGGGCAAGCTCATGGCCAATGACGTCATGACCTTCGCCCGCAAGCTCGCCACTATCAACACCAGGGTCGAGGGGCGCATCGTCGTCCAGAACTGA